Genomic window (Chryseobacterium bernardetii):
TGGTACCTCCAACAATGCCTGTTATCAGCACCGTTCTGACCCCGTATTTTAATACATTACTTACAATTTTTTGTATGGTTTCATCTGTCACTTTCATTCTTTAAAATTTGCCTTTAATTCCGTTATAAATCATATTGAATGCTAAGAAGAATATTATAAAGGCAAAGACCTTACGCAGTTTTTTTGTATCTGTTGACATTAATATCTTTGATCCAATAATAGCTCCCAATAATACCCCTATCATAACTGGTAAACATATATCAGGGATAATGTATCCTTTTTGGATATAAATAACACAACTGGCTAAAGCAGTTACTCCCATCATAAAATTACTCGTTGTAGTTGAAACTTTGAATGGGATCTTCATGATTGTATCCATGGCAATAACTTTAAACGCTCCTGAGCCAATCCCTAACATTCCTGATAGCATCCCCGCAAGCCCCATCATTCCAAATCCTCCTATAACATTTTTTGTACCGTAGTTTACTTTTTCATTCTTTTTAATAGGGTAGTCTGAAGGTAGTTTAAGGGCAATGGCAATTTTGCTGGATTCCCTGACAACAGATTCTTCTTTTTTTCTTAAGGAATTTCCTGCAGAAAAAATCAGAGCCATTCCAAAAAGGATGGCTATATAAGAGCTTGGGGCAGCACTGGAAATTAATGCACCTATAACTGCCCCTGATGTGGTGGCAACTTCAAGGAACATTCCCAGCCTCATATTAACAATACCTTCTTTAACGTATGCTGCTGCTGAACCTGAAGATGTTGCAATTACGGACACTAAAGCTGCGCCAATTGCATAGTGAATATCTACACCTAAAAGAATGGTCAGCATAGGAATTACAACAATGCCTCCGCCTAGACCAGATAAAGAACCGATTATTCCCGCACAAATAGATCCTAGCAAGACTAAAACAGTAAATAATAAAACTGTCATAATAAAATATGAATTAAGATAGTGGAATACTTCCGTTTTTTGAACTGCAAATTTAAATAATATTAACGGTAGAAAATATTTATATAAATATTTTAAGTTGATTTTAAACAATGTTAAAGGCTTAATACTTATACAGTCATGATTAAATTTCAATCAATGTAAAGATAGAATTTCTCCTGTACTTCTTTAAGGCAAAAATGATTTTTAGTGGCAAAAGTTCTGCGAATGTGTGCGTTATTTCTGATTTTTTTTAAAAAACACCTAAATGAATATTGTTGCTCAGTGTTTCTGTCAGCATAACTAACAATGTATTAGAAACTAAAAAAACCGACATTGGAAGAGTAAAATCTTCAAGTGTCGGTTTTTGTGGAGAATACGGGATTCGAACCCGTGGCCTTTTGACTGCCAGTCAAACGCGCTAGCCAACTGCGCCAATCCCCCATTTTTAAAGTGGTACAAAAGTAAGTATTTAAATGATATGCACAAATATTTGTGTGAATATTTTTACAATTTTGTTACAATATTTAAGTTGTAACTTTATTCACTATCGCAATAAAGCTGTTTTTCAACAGTTCTGAGGGGTAAATGAACTGTTCTCCATTATCATTTCTAACAACAATAGCAGCCTGCTCATTGTTTAAACATCTGTCAATCTGTTCCTGCATTTCATTAAGTCTGCCTGGAACTATATCTAAAGTATACTTTCCTGTAGAATGGGTAATTTGAACTATTTTTTCTTTCATTGTTAAAAGTTTAATTCCTCCAAAGATAATTTTTTTCTTTTAATTGGGAAGAAATAAGGATTTATCTGTTTTAATGTATTCTCAAAGTATTGCCTAACTCAAAATAAAGAATCCCTCGATTTTGAGGGATTGTATTTTAGACACTTTTATTGCACTTAGAATCTTTTATCATAAACTTCTTGAACGTGCTACTGAAAGAAGATATATCAGATGGGCAAACATGTTTCTCTTTACAGATTCTATTTTTATATCTCCAGTGGTCTGATTAATAGTGGTTACAAGATCTGTATTGCATTGACCATTAAAATTTCCACTTCCTAAATAATTTGCAGAATTAGCAACGGGATAGGAAATTCTGGGATAATCCGGTGCCGTTTGGTTAGCAACAGCGGAAGTGTTTGAAAACCCTTTATTATCAATATATCGGGCGGTCCATGAGCCTAAAAATTGTCCGTTGCTTGTGTTAATACCTTGTCCCACAACTACTTCTGTTGCTACAGGATTACTAAACCCGGCACAGGAAGTATAATGGTTTAAAGAAACAGTGCAGGAAGAAGCATTGTCCCCGGGTTGAAAGCATTTTCCTTCATATACGGTGAATCTTTGTTCAGTGGAAGACATAGAAGTATTTAATAAAGCTTTTGGAGCAAAAATTTCTTCAGGAGAGATTAGTGTTAAAACTCCCTGGGAATCAGCAGCAACAATTTTATTATCAGGATTTGAAAGTCCTCTTACCCTTACCAATCCGTTAACGTCCAGCGTATTTGTAGGTGTTGTTGTGTTGATCCCAATTTGAGCATTTGCCAAACTACACAAAGCAAGTGCTGCCAAAAAAAAAGTCTTTCTTTTCATGGTATTTTAAGATACGGTTAAATTTTTCACTAATATAGGAAATATGCATTGATGAAGAGTAAAAAACTAATTAAAAATATGTTACATCTAAATTCACATTACAAAATAATAGTACTGATGAAAGTTTTTAAAATAAGTCTTTACAAATTAACTCTAAATTTAAGGTTGTTGAATTTGTTTGAAAAATATTTGTATTTTAGCCGGAATATATTGGTTTTTAATAAACATATTGTCCACTAATTAAAATTCAGATAATTTGAATAAAAAATTAGTAGATTTGCACGAAATAAAAAATAATAAATATTAAGCTCATTTTCTATAACAGGATATTCATTGATAGAATGTAATAGAGAGTACAGGATTTTAGGTTATAAAACTACTAGAAACTATGAAGAAACTTTTTTTACTTTTACTAACGGCATTTTTATTTATCGGCTGCAGTTCTGATGATGATACAATTTATGATTATGTAGGAACATGGTCTGGAACATATGAAGGGGGAGATAAAGGAGTGTGGAATTTTGTGGTTGATAAGACAGGGAAAGTGTCAGGAACCATGCATTCCGATGTTAGCAGTGAGAATTATAATATTTCCGGTAATTTGAGTAGTAGCGGAGATCTGGTAGGAACAGTAGGCCTTCCGTCAAAAGGAGAATTTAAAGGAAAACTTAATCCGGATAAAAAAGGAAACGGAAGCTGGTCTAATACACTTCCAACACCAGCACAATACGGAACATGGAAAGGAGATAAGCAATAAAACAAAAACCTGCAGATGTGCAGGTTTTTTATTTATAGAAATCCCATATGGGAAATTTTATTATTTTCATTCTTCAGGATCATAAAATAAAGAACAAAATCATTATCTGAAAACTGTTTCTTAAAAGATATATTATCCCGGTTCAAATATAAATCTTCCTCAGCTTTTTCAGCAGTATAAGTTTCAGAGTCCAGCTTTAACGTAATTATTACTGCCTTTTCCGCTTTTTCTCCTTTTATATAAAGAATGCGACCCTGACGCTCAATTTCTGACAGTACATTTTTGATTTCACCAAACTGAAAGGCATTGAGAATTTTCCTTCCATTTTCAGTTTTCAGTCCGTTTTCAACAGTCCGTTTTCCTCTCTCGGAAACAATGTCCAAATCTTTTATTTCAGTCATCAGCTTAGCAAACTTCTGGTAGAGTAGGGCATCTCCTGTATCTTTTAGATAAGGATCCAGACTTTTTCTGATGATCTTTCCTGTTTTTGAACAATGCCCGAATTCAGAGCTGTTCTGCCTTACTTTTTCATAAGACGGAGCCTTTTTAAAAGCCTTTTTATTGAACCCGCTTTTTTTCCGAACCACATTTTTGCCATTCAGAGTATAAAAAACAAGATCTCCCACAGAACCCTTTATTTTGATGAAACTTTCATAGGTTGCCATATTGCCAGAATTGAATTCAAATATAGTAATAAATAATGGAAATCAAATTTTTAACATATATTTATCATATAGTTGTAGTATAGTTATATCATAATTAAAATATAAAGTGTATATTTGTATATCAATCGTTAATCAAGTAAAAATCAGACGTATATGGGATCAGGGTTATTTGAAAAAAAATTGAGTATAAAGCAGCTTTCCTTATTATTGATTGCATCTGCTTTTGTAGTGTCCTGCGGGTCTTCAAAAAATGTTTCTTCCAATAAGAAATCAGGATCCAAAACAGTAGCCAAATCTGAAAACCTAAGAAAACTGGATTCTAAGTTTGATGGAAATGTATCAAGATCTATCAACGATATTTTAAAGGATGCAGAAAAATATCTGGGTACTCCTTACCGTTTTGGTGGAAATACCTCATCAGGTTTCGACTGTTCCGGATTTACTGTAAAGGTTTTTGAAGAAAATTCGTTTAATCTTCCAAGAAGATCTTCCGATCAGGCTGAAACAGGAAAGAATATTGATATCAGAGACGTGAAACCTGGTGACCTGTTATTTTTTGCCACAGCTGGAGGAAGCAGAGTTTCCCATGTCGGAATTGTTCATGATATTGGCCCGGATGGTGAAGTGAAATTTATCCATGCTTCTACTTCAAAAGGAGTGATTATTTCATCCCTGAACGAAAAATATTGGAACAAAGCTTATCTCCATGCCCAAAGGGTTTTATAACAATTTGAATGGAGAACAGGACATTTGCTTTTATTAAAACAGACAAAAAGCTGGTAAAACTTTTCTTTAAAGATATCAGTATCATCAGAGGTTTTGGGAACTATGTAGAGGTATATATAGAAAACAGACATATTGAACGAACAATGGAATTTGTTATTAGTGATAAAAGCATATAAACAAACGTCATTATTGTTCCTGAATCTATCTATTAGTTACCATTAATATTTCAAATATAAATTCATTAGAAGCTGGTTTAGCCCGTTTATATGCCATTGGCTTTAGAGCCAAAAACTTAATAAATAATTATCTGCCAAAATCTACAAGAATAAATGTCGGTATGAAAAGAAGGTTTGCAATAGTATTGCAGCGTAAAACTTCCCAAATTTGCCATAAATAATTTAACCATGTCAGATTTTATCAGATTTTTTATCCCCATTTATTTTGTTCTGTTTTTCGCCGTTTCCTTTCTTGGCATTAGTATAGCAGTTGCCAATAAAATTGGTAAGAACCCAAATGTTCTGCCAAAAGACGGTTCTGCCTATGCACTGGTGGGTTGGTACTTCAAAATTATTTTAGCTGTTTTGTTTATATATACAATATTGCCTTTAGTGTTTCCAACTGTAGGAGAGGATTTAAAAATACATCTTTTCGATCGGAATTTCTTTCGTTATACTGGAATCGGCTTAATGCTTATTGCCTTTATCTGGGTAGTCATTGCGCAGATTCAAATGAAAACTTCATGGCGGATAGGTATAGATAATCACATGAAAACAGAACTTGTCACTACAGGATTATTCCAATATTCAAGAAATCCGGTGTTTTTAGGAATGACTTTGAGCCTTATAGGTTTTTTCTTTACTTTTCCTACTGTGATTGCTTTCTTTTTGCTGATAACAGGAAATATTTTGATGCAGATTCAGATACGCCTTGAAGAAGAACATTTACTGAGACAGCACGGCTCCGTTTATTTTGCTTATAAAAAGAGGGTTGCACGTATGCTGAACCTTTATTAAAAGCATAAACTTAAAAACTGTTTTGCTGAACTTTTTTGTATCTTTGACGGGTATAATTTTTCAAACTAATTTAAATAAGAAACATGTCGTTACAACAAACTATTGAAAACATTTGGGATAATAGAGATTTATTACAAAATGAAGACAGCCAGAAAGCGATCAGAGAGGTTATTTCTTTATTAGATTCCGGAGAACTTCGTGTAGCTGAGCCTACGGAAAACGGTTGGCAGGTAAATGAATGGGTGAAGAAAGCAGTAGTAATGTATTTCCCAATCCAAAAGATGGAAACTATTGAAGTAGGTCCATTTGAATTTCATGACAAGATTCCTTTAAAGAAAAATTATGCGGAAAAAGGAGTAAGAGTAGTTCCTCATGCTATCGCCAGAGAAGGTTCTTTCGTAGCTTCAGGAGTAATTATGATGCCATCTTACGTAAACATTGGGGCTTATGTAGATTCAGGAACAATGGTAGATACATGGGCAACAGTAGGAAGCTGTGCACAGATTGGTAAAAACGTTCACCTGAGTGGCGGTGTTGGTATCGGTGGTGTATTGGAACCATTACAGGCTGCTCCGGTAATTATTGAAGATGACTGCTTTATCGGTTCCAGATGTATCGTGGTAGAAGGGGTTCATGTAGAAAAAGAAGC
Coding sequences:
- a CDS encoding sulfite exporter TauE/SafE family protein, whose product is MTVLLFTVLVLLGSICAGIIGSLSGLGGGIVVIPMLTILLGVDIHYAIGAALVSVIATSSGSAAAYVKEGIVNMRLGMFLEVATTSGAVIGALISSAAPSSYIAILFGMALIFSAGNSLRKKEESVVRESSKIAIALKLPSDYPIKKNEKVNYGTKNVIGGFGMMGLAGMLSGMLGIGSGAFKVIAMDTIMKIPFKVSTTTSNFMMGVTALASCVIYIQKGYIIPDICLPVMIGVLLGAIIGSKILMSTDTKKLRKVFAFIIFFLAFNMIYNGIKGKF
- a CDS encoding glyceraldehyde-3-phosphate dehydrogenase gives rise to the protein MKEKIVQITHSTGKYTLDIVPGRLNEMQEQIDRCLNNEQAAIVVRNDNGEQFIYPSELLKNSFIAIVNKVTT
- a CDS encoding C40 family peptidase, whose protein sequence is MGSGLFEKKLSIKQLSLLLIASAFVVSCGSSKNVSSNKKSGSKTVAKSENLRKLDSKFDGNVSRSINDILKDAEKYLGTPYRFGGNTSSGFDCSGFTVKVFEENSFNLPRRSSDQAETGKNIDIRDVKPGDLLFFATAGGSRVSHVGIVHDIGPDGEVKFIHASTSKGVIISSLNEKYWNKAYLHAQRVL
- a CDS encoding methyltransferase family protein; protein product: MSDFIRFFIPIYFVLFFAVSFLGISIAVANKIGKNPNVLPKDGSAYALVGWYFKIILAVLFIYTILPLVFPTVGEDLKIHLFDRNFFRYTGIGLMLIAFIWVVIAQIQMKTSWRIGIDNHMKTELVTTGLFQYSRNPVFLGMTLSLIGFFFTFPTVIAFFLLITGNILMQIQIRLEEEHLLRQHGSVYFAYKKRVARMLNLY
- a CDS encoding 2,3,4,5-tetrahydropyridine-2,6-dicarboxylate N-succinyltransferase, with amino-acid sequence MSLQQTIENIWDNRDLLQNEDSQKAIREVISLLDSGELRVAEPTENGWQVNEWVKKAVVMYFPIQKMETIEVGPFEFHDKIPLKKNYAEKGVRVVPHAIAREGSFVASGVIMMPSYVNIGAYVDSGTMVDTWATVGSCAQIGKNVHLSGGVGIGGVLEPLQAAPVIIEDDCFIGSRCIVVEGVHVEKEAVLGANVVLTASTKIIDVTGSEPIEIKGRVPARSVVIPGSYTKQYPAGEYQVPCALIIGQRKESTDKKTSLNDALRDNNVAV